The Marivirga tractuosa DSM 4126 genome contains the following window.
CCTCTTGTGCAATTTTCATTTTCACTTGACTTGGTCGGCCTAATTCATACCCTTGCTCACCAATCGCTAACTCACTCAAATCTGCCATATTATAATTATGTAAATAACAAGCTAAAGGACCATGAGCACTCCCAGTTGCAGGATCTTCCGCTACACCTATATGGGGAGCAAACATTCGACTATGCGTTAAGTGATTAGGATTTTGGGTTTCCATAGTAAAAGCCATTACTCCAGTGACGAATATTTCATCTAAAATTTCACTGAAAAGTTCATTATTAAGCTTAAGGTTTTGAACCGCCTCAAGTGATCTTATGGGTATAATCAAAAATGGATTTCCACAATTTACTATTCTGCATGGATAATCCTCTTCAATATCATCTTCATCTATAGATATAAGGGATGCCACCAGCTTTTTATCCTTGAAAGTTTGTTCAAACTTTGGCAAAGGTTGTTCCATCAATATTTTGGAGATTTTACCTTTTTTCTTTTCATATTGTACTTTTAGATTTCCAATATTCTGTTCTAAAAGTAATTCATTCTCCTTTTTCGGATCAATTCCTTTTTCTTTCAATAAGTAAAAAGACGTTCCAATTGTCGGGTGGCCAGCAGTGGGTAGTTCCATTCCAGGTGTAAAAATCCTCATTTTCACATCAGCTTCGGCACTAGGTTTCTTCAGGAAAACTGATTCAGATAAGTTTAATTCCTTTGCTATTTTGAGCATTTGGTCTGCACTCAAACCATCTGCATGATCAAAAATAGCCAGTGGGTTACCTCCAAATGGCTCAGATGTAAATACATCTATCAATTGGAATTTAATTGTATTTGCCATGCCCGAAAATAAGAAAAAAGATTGAGGATATTTATAAGCTCTATTATTGATTTAGATCTGATTCAACTTTTTAAAAACGGAGTATTCATTTAATGTCTACCAGATTCTGAATTTCATTATTGCATTTTAAGGCTAAGTTTGGAAAGGTTATTATTAAAAAAAAATGGCTCAACTTATTGAAAAGATGAGCCATTTTAAAGATTTATAATATTGGTTTATTTATCATCTCCTTTTTTACCACCAGATGATTTCTTAGCTGAACTTGACCCTTTATCACTTCCAGATATAGAATCTCTCATGTCAGTATCTGCTTGAATATTTTGCATTCTATAATAATCCATAATTCCCAGATTACCACTTCTGAATGATTCTGCAATGGCTTGTGGAACCTGAGCTTCAGCTTCAATTACTTTTGCTCTTGCTTCTTGTGCTTTGGCTTTCATTTCTTGCTCTTCTGCAACAGCCATAGCTCTTCTTTCCTCTGCTTTAGCTTCTGCAACTTTCAAGTCGGCAGATGCTTGGTCAGTTTGTAGTTTCGCTCCAATATTGGCTCCTACATCCACATCTGCAATATCTATTGATAAAATTTCAAAGGCAGTACCAGCATCCAAACCTCTTTGCAATACTAATTTTGAAATTTTATCTGGATTCTCCAATACGTTTTTATGAGAATTAGCTGAACCGATTGAAGTTACAATACCTTCTCCAACCCTTGCTAAAATAGTGTCTTCACCAGCACCACCCACTAATTGCTGAATGTTAGCTCTTACCGTAACTCTTGCAATTGCAATTAGCTGAATACCGTCTGCTGCAACTGCTGCAACTTTAGGAGTGGTAATTACTTTTGGATTTACTGATATCTGAACAGCTTCAAAAACATCTCTACCAGCTAAATCAATTGCTGTAGCTTGCTTAAATCCTAAAGTGATATTGGCTTTGTCTGCCGAAATTAATGCTTTAATCACGTTGGGTACATTACCACCTGCCAAATAGTGGGTTTCCAGTTCGTTTGTTGTGACTTCTAAGCCGGCTTTTGTCGCTGTAATCATCGATTCCACTATTATTCGTGGTGGAACCTTTCTGATTCGCATAAAAACTAGTTCGAACAAGCCTACTTTCACACCTGAGAAAATTGCGGTAATCCACAGGTTGATAGGTACAAAATACAGGAATACGAAAAATAAGACTATTCCTGCTATTACAATAAAAATTAACGATGTATCCATATTATTTAATTGGTTCTACAAATATTCTTTTAGAATCTATTTTGATTATTTCAACTTCTTGCCCTGCTCCAATCCATTCACCTTTGCTTCTGACTTCGTAAATCTTGCCAAAAATTTCGGCTTTTCCAATTGGTTTTAAATCAGAAACTGTTTTTCCTTTTTCACCAACCTGAAAAGTGAAAATGTCCTCATCATTTACTTTACTTTGAATACTGGATTTTAATGAAAACCGGTCCCATGATTTTGATTTAAAGCTGTAAACAATTCCGATGATCGTTACTGCTGCAGTTCCCGCAGTTGTCCAGTAACCTGCTGTATTTCCGTAGTCATCGAACACAATAAAAATACCCACAATAGTGAGCAATAGACCGATCACGCCAACGAAAGTTGTACCTGGTACGAAAATCAACTCAGCAATTATGAGTAACAAGCCTGCGAGAATAAGAAATATAATACCTACCATAGATTCAAATTAAAACTAAAAATAGATAAAATCAGTAAGCTTTTGCAAAAAGCACCCTTTTATTTGATGGTTTTCCTGAATAAATACATTTTCCACCTTCCTCTGGAGCATCTAAAGGAATACAGCGGATGGTTGCTTTCGTTTCTTCTTTAATTTTATCTTCTGTTTCAGCAGTACCATCCCAATGCGCACTAATGAACCCACCAGTTTTTTCTAATTGACTTTTGAAATCCTCATAAGTATCAACTTTATAAGTGTTTTCGGTTCTAAAATTTTTGGCTTTATTATATATGTTTTCCTGAATTATCTCTAATGTATCTTCAATGACTGATTCAATGCCTTCAATAGATACAGTTTGCTTTTCTTTGGTATCCCTTCTGGCAAGTTCAACTGTTCCATTATCTAAATCTCTTGGACCAATGGCAATTCTTAAAGGAACACCTTTTAATTCCCATTCAGCAAATTTAAAACCTGGTTTATGAGTATCCCTGTCATCAAATTTCACCGTAATTCTTTTCTTTTTTAATGACTTTCTAAGATTCTCAGCTACTTCAGTGATCTTCTGCTGCTCTTCATCAGTCTTATATATAGGGACTATTACAACCTGAATAGGAGCCAATCTTGGAGGTAACACTAGTCCTTCATCATCAGAATGTGCCATTACCAATGCTCCCATCAATCTTGTGCTCACTCCCCATGAAGTTCCCCAGACAAATTCTTGTTTCCCTTCTTTGGTGGCAAATTTCACATCAAATGCTTTTGCAAAATTTTGACCTAAAAAGTGGGAAGTCCCTGCTTGAAGAGCTTTCCCATCTTGCATTAAACCTTCAATGCAATAAGTTTCCAATGCACCTGCAAATCTTTCGCTTTCCGATTTTAAGCCTTTAATTACAGGTAAAGCCATGAATTCCTCCGCAAAATCTGCATAAATATTTATCATTCTCTCCGTTTCCTCTATGGCTTCTTGCTTAGTGGCATGAGCAGTATGGCCTTCTTGCCATAGAAACTCAGCTGTTCTTAAAAATAAGCGGGTTCTCATTTCCCATCTGACCACATTTGCCCATTGATTGATCAATAATGGAAGATCACGATAAGATTGCACCCAATTTCGGTAAGTATTCCAAATTATTGTTTCAGAAGTAGGTCTCACGATGAGCTCTTCCTCTAATTTTGCATCAGGATCTACTACTATTCCTTTACCATTTTCATCATTTTTTAACCGGTAATGTGTAACTACAGCACATTCCTTTGCAAAGCCTTCAACATGGTCTGCTTCTTTACTTAAATATGATTTAGGAATGAATAAAGGAAAATAAGCATTCTGATGACCAGTTTCTTTAAACATATCATCCAATTCCCTCTGCATTTTTTCCCAAATGGAAAATCCATAAGGTTTAATGATCATGCAACCTCTTACAGCAGAATTCTCTGCTAAATCTGCTTTTTTTACTAATTCATTGTACCACAGTGAGTAATCTTCACTTCTTTTTGGTAATACTTTCGCCATTTTATAATTTTTGGTATGAAGTTTGTGTCATAATTATTGATTATTATGTCGAATGATTTTCATATATTGAAATCAATTTACAATAATAATCGTTGTAAAATTAGAAACATTAAATTATGTAGCCATGAAAACCTTAAGCTTTATATTATTAATCAGCATATTTTTTATGCCAAG
Protein-coding sequences here:
- a CDS encoding PhzF family phenazine biosynthesis protein, coding for MANTIKFQLIDVFTSEPFGGNPLAIFDHADGLSADQMLKIAKELNLSESVFLKKPSAEADVKMRIFTPGMELPTAGHPTIGTSFYLLKEKGIDPKKENELLLEQNIGNLKVQYEKKKGKISKILMEQPLPKFEQTFKDKKLVASLISIDEDDIEEDYPCRIVNCGNPFLIIPIRSLEAVQNLKLNNELFSEILDEIFVTGVMAFTMETQNPNHLTHSRMFAPHIGVAEDPATGSAHGPLACYLHNYNMADLSELAIGEQGYELGRPSQVKMKIAQEEGKISKVMVGGSCVHMGHGEIRIPE
- the floA gene encoding flotillin-like protein FloA (flotillin-like protein involved in membrane lipid rafts); protein product: MDTSLIFIVIAGIVLFFVFLYFVPINLWITAIFSGVKVGLFELVFMRIRKVPPRIIVESMITATKAGLEVTTNELETHYLAGGNVPNVIKALISADKANITLGFKQATAIDLAGRDVFEAVQISVNPKVITTPKVAAVAADGIQLIAIARVTVRANIQQLVGGAGEDTILARVGEGIVTSIGSANSHKNVLENPDKISKLVLQRGLDAGTAFEILSIDIADVDVGANIGAKLQTDQASADLKVAEAKAEERRAMAVAEEQEMKAKAQEARAKVIEAEAQVPQAIAESFRSGNLGIMDYYRMQNIQADTDMRDSISGSDKGSSSAKKSSGGKKGDDK
- a CDS encoding NfeD family protein; translation: MVGIIFLILAGLLLIIAELIFVPGTTFVGVIGLLLTIVGIFIVFDDYGNTAGYWTTAGTAAVTIIGIVYSFKSKSWDRFSLKSSIQSKVNDEDIFTFQVGEKGKTVSDLKPIGKAEIFGKIYEVRSKGEWIGAGQEVEIIKIDSKRIFVEPIK
- the proS gene encoding proline--tRNA ligase, producing the protein MAKVLPKRSEDYSLWYNELVKKADLAENSAVRGCMIIKPYGFSIWEKMQRELDDMFKETGHQNAYFPLFIPKSYLSKEADHVEGFAKECAVVTHYRLKNDENGKGIVVDPDAKLEEELIVRPTSETIIWNTYRNWVQSYRDLPLLINQWANVVRWEMRTRLFLRTAEFLWQEGHTAHATKQEAIEETERMINIYADFAEEFMALPVIKGLKSESERFAGALETYCIEGLMQDGKALQAGTSHFLGQNFAKAFDVKFATKEGKQEFVWGTSWGVSTRLMGALVMAHSDDEGLVLPPRLAPIQVVIVPIYKTDEEQQKITEVAENLRKSLKKKRITVKFDDRDTHKPGFKFAEWELKGVPLRIAIGPRDLDNGTVELARRDTKEKQTVSIEGIESVIEDTLEIIQENIYNKAKNFRTENTYKVDTYEDFKSQLEKTGGFISAHWDGTAETEDKIKEETKATIRCIPLDAPEEGGKCIYSGKPSNKRVLFAKAY